In Streptomyces sp. NBC_00569, a single genomic region encodes these proteins:
- a CDS encoding VMAP-C domain-containing protein — MPERPSPYPAFPASEEQLVEALMRVSVMEDRRSRRMCVDRALHHLGQRLSVAEFGEKKPHIVEMVRVFGAVPLGWLRLVEAVRYLADDDLASLQASALVESPLPPAGDPAQRAALDPLLSGLDRGSVPDLADLFRHVAGDSFGPLPRTTRTAREAYELLEQCNVPSDGIPRSVRFLHELAYLVGPERGDPLRVWLSRHVRSLAAAGPEGQRMLDTVRSSTGSWRRAPGRDAFLVIRLQPLTESPDRVALTCWTSTGNAWEPRQRDDRELRLTEVPDWVATLVDREEERLRNHHGGIVVEFILSLAMANTPVEDWTRPTPFGSRQPGLGTSAPYRPPLGMDYKVVIRSLERMEARQVHRVWNARWEVLRNGGAGRVHRCEIGAGSQQQALYAKLKHNQAIVLMTLGSSPDSEHGLSELTLGLQAGLPVLLWAHQGPLDDTEHAELHRLAETGAWDDLLETVTRLRFSPGTRDDGPEGSIDSRIAVLWDDPSRLPEVPESAS, encoded by the coding sequence ATGCCTGAGCGCCCGTCCCCGTACCCGGCCTTTCCCGCGAGCGAAGAGCAGCTCGTGGAAGCGCTGATGCGGGTGTCCGTCATGGAGGACCGGCGCAGCCGCCGGATGTGCGTGGACCGGGCGCTGCACCATCTCGGACAGCGCCTGTCCGTGGCCGAGTTCGGCGAGAAGAAACCGCACATCGTCGAAATGGTGCGGGTGTTCGGCGCCGTGCCCCTGGGCTGGCTGCGGCTGGTGGAGGCCGTCCGCTATCTGGCGGACGACGATCTGGCCTCGCTCCAGGCGTCCGCCCTCGTGGAGTCGCCACTGCCGCCGGCCGGCGACCCGGCGCAGCGGGCCGCGCTCGACCCGCTCCTGAGCGGCCTGGACCGCGGCTCCGTGCCGGACCTCGCCGACCTGTTCCGCCATGTGGCCGGGGACAGCTTCGGGCCGCTGCCGAGGACGACCCGCACGGCACGCGAGGCGTACGAGCTCCTGGAGCAGTGCAACGTTCCCTCGGACGGGATACCGAGGAGCGTGCGATTCCTGCACGAACTGGCCTATCTGGTCGGCCCGGAGCGGGGCGACCCGCTCCGGGTCTGGCTCAGCCGCCACGTCCGCTCCCTCGCCGCCGCGGGACCCGAGGGGCAGCGGATGCTCGACACCGTCCGTTCCTCCACCGGGAGCTGGCGACGAGCCCCCGGCCGTGACGCCTTTCTGGTGATCCGGCTCCAGCCGTTGACCGAGTCACCCGACCGTGTCGCACTCACCTGCTGGACGAGTACCGGCAACGCGTGGGAGCCGCGCCAGCGGGACGACCGGGAACTGCGCCTGACGGAGGTGCCCGACTGGGTCGCCACCCTCGTCGACCGGGAGGAAGAGCGGCTGCGCAACCACCACGGCGGCATCGTCGTGGAGTTCATCCTCTCCCTGGCGATGGCGAACACACCGGTGGAGGACTGGACCCGGCCGACCCCCTTCGGGTCGCGGCAGCCCGGCCTCGGCACGTCGGCCCCGTACCGCCCTCCGCTGGGCATGGACTACAAGGTCGTCATACGCAGCCTGGAGCGGATGGAGGCACGCCAGGTCCACCGGGTGTGGAACGCGCGCTGGGAGGTGCTCAGGAACGGGGGCGCGGGGCGCGTGCACCGGTGCGAAATCGGCGCCGGGTCCCAACAGCAGGCTCTCTACGCCAAGTTGAAGCACAATCAGGCCATTGTGTTGATGACTCTGGGCTCGTCGCCCGACTCGGAACACGGGCTCAGCGAGCTGACGCTCGGCCTCCAGGCGGGCCTGCCGGTGCTGCTCTGGGCTCACCAGGGACCCCTCGACGACACCGAGCACGCGGAACTCCACAGGCTCGCCGAAACGGGTGCCTGGGACGACTTGTTGGAGACGGTCACGCGCTTGCGCTTCTCTCCCGGAACACGCGACGATGGGCCGGAGGGTTCCATCGACTCTCGTATCGCTGTGCTGTGGGACGATCCGAGCCGCCTTCCCGAAGTACCGGAATCAGCGAGTTGA